The DNA window TAAAAAACGCAATAgttcaatataaaaacaaaatgtttttgacaTATTAAATGGGAAAAAGCTGCAAAATGAGTTAACATATATCTGTTGTGATCACAATCTCTCAGAAAATAAGACAGTATTTTCTAACTGTGACAAAAGCTTTTCCTGATGGAAATAGTCTGCAGGTGCACAGTAACATGTAGGATTCAGTCTGACATCATTcacccacccccctcctctttccctTGTCCCATTTAGGTCAGCATCTTCCATTGCAGTGACGGACAAAAATGGAAGCTTCGTCAGTACTTTGACTATGGAAATCTTTAATGTAAGTTTAGACAACATGTTTTATGGTGAGGTGATGGTTGTAAACTCTGTTAGTCCAGCAGTGCTTTGATAGACTGTtatgttttgttgctgtaaagtTATAAAAGGGCATGTAAACATTTAGTTAGTTATATTTCTAATGGTGCAAAGTGCAAAATTatttggaaatgtattttattcttcCATTCTATTCCAGCTCTCTATACTATTCAATTTACTTATCAAATCAATTCTGGATTAAAACAGCTTCTGTAAAATGCTACAACTGACTTTTGTGTTGACAGGACGAGAGCTACACCACTCCCCTGGTCATACCACCGCTGGGATTAGAGCTGAGGACCAACATCTATGTCCAGGTCCAAGCAGCCAACCTGACTGCTCAGTaagatttcatttttcatgcaaACCAATCTCTGGAATTTCTGTAGttcagaaacaaaatgaatgaccATGGAATGTGAGAATGGTCTTCAATTTTAAGGTAAAAGTCACATAACCCCTAATGGTCATTGTCCCCCCCACCCTACACCAGGTACCATGTCCTTATGGACCGATGCTATGCTTCCATCTCTCCTCATCCCACAAACTCCACCTACTTCAATCTGTTTGTCCCGTAAGTCTCCAATTCTCCAAATAGGAAGTAATAGTCCATCTATATGTTCAGCCAACACTTTGCTTCTTCATATCAAACAGGTGCTCTAGGGATCAGATGCTAACCATGTATGAGAACGGGGACAGTCACCATTCCCGTTTCTCCTTCCCAGCCTTCAGGTTCATTGAACAGCAGAACCAGACAGTGTCCACTTATTACCTACACTGTATCACCAGGCTTTGTGAGATCAGCACCTGCAGTGATTTTAAGGTGAGTGATGGTTCagcaatgtaaataaaatacacatcctGACACTGTTTGAGAGCAAAGGGAGGAACTATCCTGTATTACTAAAATACATCCAACCCATTTTACCCTTTAATGTGGTGGATTATTTAGTAAATTATCATATTCTTTCTTCCATTATCTGCAGCAATGTAACAACAGGAGGAGAAGGGATGTTTATACCACTGATGCTTCTGAAGCTACCACCCTATCCTCTATTCCCATTGTCACTAAAACTGATAATTGTAAGTATGTTTGCTGGTCTTTGGTCACACAGCACTAATCACACAACATAATTGGATACTAATCTCTGTCACTAGATTTTCTAAGAGTAACTTACAGTACATCTCGGTCTGAACACACATACTGCACAGTACTTTAAGTCCACTTTATGGGGCAGCTAGTGTGGTCGTCCTCGAGCCAGAAGGTTGACGGTTCTATCCcagtcttctccatctgcatgctcaggtgtcctcgggcaagatactTGCCCTGAATGTCCCCTGCCGGCAGTGCTGTTCTCATAGAAAAAGCTGCCGATagatatgaatgtgtgtgaatggttgaatTGTTGTCTCTCGTGTTATTCTCCatcaatatttataatttcaaaCACTACCTAAtacctctttctctttcttgcaGCACCGACATCTAAGGAGGAAGGTATACTATTGTTTCATCCTATATGATGTATCAAATTTTTGAATTCGAAAAccaatataaatgtttaatttatttcatccaAGCACCATCAATGTGACAGTGAACTTTGTTACTAAATAGTGAGACATCATTTTTCCAAAGATTGCTTCAATTCCATATCTGCTCGATCCTGTACAAATGATGCCTTGTGAATCAAGGTGTGATTAATATGTTTGtgctctggttgtgttgtgagcaGCTGTATCCGGCACTGACTCGGACTCAAACTCCAGGATGGGTCTTGGGATAGCTGTGGGTATCCTCACTCTGGCCATCATTGTGATTGTGGCTGCAGCAGCCATCCTCTACAGGAGGCTCAGACACTTTTAAAGTGGAGCAGACACCTGTTTGCACAACTTCACACAAGCCCGCCTGCTGGATGAAATGGTGCACAGCAATCTTTCCTGTGGTGTAGGGTTAGTTCTACTCAGCATCATACCACAGTTCACGTGTTTGTCTTATGTAGCATCTATAGCTCATTCGTGGTTTAGTGGTCTTTTCTTGTCACTGCAGTTATGTACGATGTAGAATAAGCTGAAATGAAGAGTGAAGATAAGCTTTGCACAGTGATATGCTTTGCTTGTTTTAGTAGAATGGCTGCATGATGTAATGAAAATGCTTTGGCATTGAAAAGCATTAACATGTATATCACTAGTTTATATATTGTAGTTAGGGAAACAAAACTGTTTAGGCACTGGAATGATTTTATCAGCAAAAAACAATTTATGAGTAACGTGTGAAGAATCTGTATTTCATGTAGTGCTCTACTGAGTTTTATGAAAGCCAAACGAAATAAGTTCATTATTTAACGTTGTACACAAATGTTgcaaagtttgaaatgaaagaatgGGGATTTTTGAGATTGAAGCAAATTTTGCATTATTAATAAAAGCCCAATACAAAGCAAGCAGAACATAATAAAGATCATTAGTCCCTGCaaaattttagtttttatgatttcatgtgtgtgtgtgtgtgtgtgtgtgtgtgtgtgtgtgtgttcacagaacAAGCCTTGGCTGACGATATGTATCCAGCCTCATCTGTACTTGTCCATGACCCTGTTAAATCCCAACCATTTAGAGGTTACTTGCATAGAGGATGTATCTAGCTTTACAGAAGGCCTAAAGAGCACAGTTGAGGTTCACATATCACTGAAACCAGACTCAGACACTTGGTATACAAGCTGCTCTTAAACTTGAActctaaaaacattttatacaatgaaTAAACTGCAACAATAGGTTTGTTTATGGGGGCGTGAGTAGGATTGAAATTAAAAACCACTCTGTCAAAagtgggagagaaaaacagcagctcaAACAAAGGAGGTGGGGAAGCACTGGTGAAAAGAGCAAAAGATCACCACACCTCAGCCTTATGGAATCTGGAGCAGTAGTAGCCCACTGTAAATGTTGCCTATACTGaggagtgttttatttttcttaaacaCTGGCGACACTGTATATAATCTTTCAATGTGTGGACTTGATTTGGGCCAATGTTGTTTGGTCATATCACAGATACACATCATTATACTGTATTTCTGCTGACTGAAGAGACCAACACAATGAGTGAATATCCACAGTTGGTTTGAATGATATGCTATAACAGAGATGCACCAATTAAAATAAGAAGACACGATGGGTCAATGGGAATAAAGCATCTTTTTGAAGGATAATTACTAATGGATGTACAAGAATGTGCAGTGTTTGATTGCTTTACAATGAAGTATAATTTATAAGAGATAATAATATCGATGGGGATTACCTTGCTTTGTCCATAAGCACATGGGGAGAAAGGAGCTGGGAGAACCAATTGATCTGAATGGAAAACAGCTGAAATACTAAAGCTGCCATGAAACTAATCACATATGGAAGAATTCTGATTATTACTGATGTATCTTTGGTTACAGCTGCTGCACTCTTTGAATTTCTTTCAAGAATCACTACAATGATGGAAGGATGATTTCAGGTATATTCCAATAATATATTGCTATCAAAAAAGGAGCACAAATAGATGTTTCACTCCATAATGCAGCCTTCATGGATTACAAGATAAAGTGGATTGCAGACACCAAATAGATTTGAAATATGCTGTTTCAAGAAGTGAAATGATATGGAACTAATTTGTGAAAGCAAAACCAGTACTCGGCCATACcagccagtgtttttttttcagtgataGGGAGCCACCACAGCGCGTTAAGCAGATGGTTTCCAGCAGGCCTGTGTATGACATGATATATGTGACAATACAGTTTTGAAACGACAGGCATGAAGAGTACCAGTTTGAGGGCTAGGCCAGTCTCTCAGTGTCCAAACCTCCAATGCAGCCCTcagcgcaaacacacacacacacacacacacacacacacacacacacacacacacaaacacacccaaacacacagacatacccTGTTGTGCAGTCTACTGTATGTTATGTTAGAAAGAAATGGCCCTTTTTGAAATTTTCAAACGGCAAGTATTTTTAACAAATTGCTTCCAATATTAATACTTACTGTAGTACTTGAACCTTAGTGGCCTAAGTTGCACTTGAAGGAATGATGCCACAGTATTTACAGATACAACTCTTTGTGCTTTTACAGTGGACTATGCTCAGCACCCATACAAGAGCAGTCCACTTTGGTCTATGGaacatttgtgtttactttgGAAAATCAAAAGGTCTTCATGGGGACCCAGTAGCATTTAATTATGAACACCTGTTATCCTGTGTATTAATACAATTATCCAATCAGCCAacgatgtatatatatatgtatgtcaGGAGTGTCAGTTCAGTTAACATGAAACAtcaaaatgtgatttgacaGTGACATGACTCTTGCTGTGAGGTTAGTTTGAGTGTTTCTTAAACGAAGATCTCACACAAATCCTCTGACACAGAAACAGTGATAACCGCTCTTTACAACTGAGGTGAACAGAAAAGCGTCAAAGAATGAATATGTCcaccttgaggtggatggtctagaAGTGAGAAGAGACCACATCAGGTTCCACCTCCTGAAGacagcatgaatccatggaCCCAACCTGCCTTGTATCAACAGTCCAGGCAGTTGCTGGTGATGTGATGGCTTGggaaatgttttcttcaaaTTCTTTGGAACATGATAAGTGGTTTGAATTTGACATTCTGAGTACTGTTGCTGATCATGTTCATCCTTTCAGTGGCCACAGTTACTTCCAGCAACAAAATGCTCCATATCACAGAATAAAAGTTGTTTCAAATTGGTTCCATGAACATGATGGTGGGTTCAGTGAATTCcagatgtaattgtgtttgcaAAGATTTTTGCCTTCTAATGTTGAAGTTAATGGATCAGTGAATTTGCTGTTCTCACTGGCTTCCTAGTTTAAATAGCAATGAAAGAGTCATGAAGGTTTTAGCTTTTCTGAAATGACATGAGGCCAAATACTGTCATATAATAAGGtaaattaatacaaaatgtATGTACTTTTGAAATATATTGCTGTGTTTAATGAGTAGTTTCTTCCGTCCTGACTAATTTAAATCATGTGGCTCTGCGATTTGAAGCTGGATTGCTAACTTTAGCCAACTTGTACTTGCGCTGTATTTGCCACTGACTTTCATCTACACGACAGGCTTTGTTTGACTCTGCCTGAAAATAATAGGATGgaattttcttttcagctcTGCTGACAAGTGCACCATGGATTCAAAGAGAACCTCCATCAGCAAGATGCTCAgttacagagagggagagaagtcgGGATGTTGTATCCGAAAGGATGACAGAGGATCGTGGAGGCTTTGAACTTGCCAGCTGCAGTGGGCACCAGTGAGGCTTCAAACAAGAGTaaaactctgtctctctctcactgtgatttacattctctttctctatctgtccttctctttttctctgtctgtctctctctctgtctgtctgtcggtgtctctctctctctctctctctctctctctctctctctctctctctcacacacacacacacacacaaactgtgccTGCATACTTGAAATACTCAAATTCTAAATCTTTAATTGAATTAGttaaaaaagatttgttttctgtcaagACAATTTGTCCTTTCATCGTAATTCCTCAGTAGGAGGGACTTAAATCAATTGTTTATGCTTGTTAGTGTTTATATAACCCCTAAACCTCATCATAAAGTATATTCATTACTCATAGATACATTACACAGACTTATTCATTAAACTCCCAAGCCCCTGCCCCCGCCcccaaaaaaacacatatttaattaaatcagCAGACGTCTTTAGAcagaatattatttatattatggTCACTTACTTACTTATATACTTTACattacaatactttttatatcatgCCACTCTTTTATCCTCAGTACCCTTTTGCACATTATCTGTTTGCAGGtcgattgttttcttttttactctgTAGGTTACAgaaatttctgtctgtttttttgtgttattgccttttcctttttaatttctgtagtgtatactacactttctttctgctgctgtaacatgtaaatTTCCCCAtcgtgggatgaataaagtatatctaatctaatctaatctaagaGTAAAGTGTGTACATGGAGAAAAAATCAACACTAAATGATTAAAATCCTTAAATTTTAACAATCAGTAAGTCTTGGTCTAATTTCTATCCAAGACTTGAAACACCCTGCAAACCCTGCTTTGCACCAAACTACTCtacttctaaaaaaaaagttagatgATATATTATCATCATATGTGAAAACCCCATCTAATAGGTAAACATGTCAACTTTATCTTGAGCATTTTGCAAGCATGTCCTTGTGGAGTTTGCTTCGTGGCTCAATGGTGCTTCCAGTGACATCTTGTCTCATTTCAGCACAGTTCATTGAGGAATCACTTCAATAATCTAAGTCAAAATCTGAATGTCTGTCTGAGGAACAAGAGAGAGGTGCCAGTGAGGCAATGAtggagatgaataaaaaaagatgtaacCTTGAATGTCATTTTCAGAAGCTAGTCATGCCACACCTGTCCACTGGATGTCCTCAGTGAACTTCGGTTCTGAGCTGACCACATGACTGTGCTTGTTATCAACTGCCTGCTCTTCCCTCCCAGAGTGGTGGTTGTTATGTCTTTTTAGATGACCTGCTGAGTGTTTGCTGTAGCCTATGGCAACCTTTTAGCTAGATGCTGGTCATCATAAATGGCCTTTCATACTACCTGCCTTGAGATGTGTTCCTGTGTGGGGGCTGGATCCTCAAAAGGTGTGCACTTGTTGACCACAATCGGTCTTtttcactgcagacattttgatttgtcacaggtgtaaatgtgtttcattGCCCTGGTTTTGTGCTGGTTTGCTGTCACAGATTCACAGGTTCAATCCTTTATGTTTTACCTATTCTTTCCTGTTGTGatgagtcaaaatgtctgctgtgaataTATAACAGGTCAAACCTCTGTCCCATTCCATATGATCTTGTGACAAATGCAACCTTCCTCTGGCTGCGTTTGGTCGACACATCAAATAAGTTATTTCAGTTGATATCAATGACTTAAGAAACTGTAAATTGACAAGAATTCAATAAGAGTTTTAGACTCTGCCTGTTTTGGGGCACTTTGAGTCCAACCTTTAGATCTGAACTCGTATCTGGGACACAGCTGCAGTGTTCGTATCGGGGTCCTGTTTGCTCTTGCTGTTTATCTAAACTGTTGAAGGCTGCATGCCAAAGGTACATGGATAATGATTACAGAGTTTATGTAAACCTATGAAAAGTGTACAATAAAACTGCAGCACAAGTGGAGACGCCACCCCAAGGGGCCTGGTTATTACTAGTGAACAAAGGcaaaaaaataatgttgttgTGCAAGAAATACCCCCGAAACAGATAAAGGATTTGGATACAATGGTTTATCTCTTCCATTATACTCAATCTGATCTTTTACTGGGAGCATTGTTGTTAAATAAAAGAAGTTGTTCAATGAGTTTGAggtaaataacagaaacaaaactgtTTGAATGCAAACAAGGAATTACTTTATGCATCCTCGTAACAATTGAACAAACTTATACAGTTCATTTCTCAGTATTTCTCAGAAAGCTATATATTCATCAATGGCATTTGCAGAGAAATAGCTTGCAGGAATGTTGGTCACAAATACTGTATAGACCATGAGTTGTGAGACTCATGGTCTATACGTTTGCAAATGTAACCCATGTCATATGTGTGTGAGGGTGACTTCAGTGACACAGTTGCCTTGTTGTTTCGGAGAATACTCTTTAACTGAATGTTAAAGCCTTGGTTTAAGTAATCTGTTAGTGGAAACTCACATTGCCAGAGGGTCCTAGAGTAAGCACTGACTGCATGTTAGCTCCAGGGGTGCAGTCCTAAAACTGATACTTGGAGCTAATAGTATATAGTATTACAAACCCAACTCAGAATAAGTTGGAACAGTatggaaaatgcaaataaaaaaagacttcaTTTAATTTGACCTATATTTCATTGCAGACAGTATGAACatcatatattttatgttttttctcgtcaactacattttatttgtaaatatatatctatTCCTGCCATTCAGGCCTGCGAAACATTCCAAAAAAAGTTGGGACAGGGGCAGTTTAGGGCCAGTAATGAGGTTgaatgattaaaaaatgaaGTGATTTGAAATAGGTAATGCCAACAAATGATTATGATCAGAACTTAGAACAAAAGCAACATCCAGGAAAGGCCTAGTCCTTTAGGAGCACAGACAGGACGAGGATCGCCAGTTGGCCAACAAATGTATGAGAAAACTATTGAAATGTTTCAAAACAGTGTTCCTCAAAGAAAGATAGGAAGGGGTTTGGATATTTCATCCTCTACAGTGCATAACATTATTATTCAAGGAATCTGGAGGATTTTCAGTGCGTGAGGGCTAGGCTGACTAACCGTGCTCTCCAGTCCCTCAGGCGACACTGGATCAAGAACCATCATTTATCTATAAGCAACATAACCACATGGGTTTTACTTCGGCAAACATTTGTCAAGCACCACAATATGTAGTTACATCCACAAATGCCAGTTAAAACTTGACTGTGCTAAAGGAAGCCTTATGTTATCCGTGTCCAGAAGCACCGTCAACTTCTCTGGACACAAAGGCTTCTGGGATGAACCATAACACAGTGGAAACGTGTATTGTTGTCAAATGAGTCAGTATGGACACCATGTGCTCCGGACCAAAAATGGCTGTGGAAGAAGAGGGTGGGGGTGCTGGACTGGAATGCGGGCAGTCCTGACTTGGCCACAATATAGAATGTGTGGCACATTTTGAAACGCAAAATGTGACGCAACATAGACTTGTTTGCAGGAAGAatgggacaaaatgacacctgaaACATTTCATCACTTGCTGTCTTGAAGTCCCTTAATGTATTTTAACTGTTGTGAAAAGGAATGGCAACATTACAAAGTGGTAAATGCTTTACTGCTCcaactttttttaatatatgttATAAGAATCAAAActgatgtgtttaaaaagtgtttattttggaaaaacaaTCAAATCCATGAGGTCATCATCAAATAATGTGCTTTTATATTGATTTTACTGTAATATAGGTCACAGATCATTTATAAATCATTGTTCTCAGTTTTAATTATAAATGTAACGTTCCAACCTTTTCTGTTTTGGGGttgtatatttataatataatatagtagCCTATATTATTTGCAAATGGTGGAGACGACCCAGTGTGAGAAACAAAACTTTCTGACAGTTTAGACTTTATGTCAGCAGCTGGAGTCGAACCTGGAAAGAGCTCATGGAAGGTGTATGCACTGAATCCATTTACTGACGTATTATAATCTATACAGGTTTTTTATAGAGTTAGAACCCACTAAGAGGGGACATTATGACTTTCTATAAAGTCGATACGACTCTGAACACCATCTTGAAAGTACCTTAAACTTGGTTTTACTTTCAGTAATATTTTCCAAGAATGCTTTCAGGTTTTTTAGTACGTCCAATTGATTCGATTTTACATGTCaagtatattaatatatatttagaatagaatagaagaagaataaaaggTTTAGGTGATCCCCACAGCAGAGTCAGTCAGCTAGTGAGTCAGCTAGCTATCCAGGAATCCAACAAGTCAGTTCAGTCAGGCCTTTATACAGCATGACTATCAGATGATACTTCCACATCCTGACCTCAGAAATGTTGCAACTCtgatgtttgatttttaattttaattcaagACAATTGTACATAATCACCACTTCTCCACTCCATCTCCAATACTTGGGAGAGCATATTCAAGATTATACTAAACTATTGTTAAATCCATTAACATTCTAAATTACATGAAAATATTATGTCTCAACACACAATATTTCTGTAATGGGAGACCTTGGCCTTTACAGACTCTAAAATCAGTGTGCCTGACACACAACATCTAGATCCAAACGTTATCCTGTGACACTCATGATAATACAGTGAATTGCTGTGCATAGTTGTGAcctattatatatattattattgtattgtaaACATGACACATGCCATGTAGTTTCCTGTGTTTACTAGTACTTTAATGACAAGTTCCACCTACAGTTACTGCATATAGATTAGAaatgagaggaacagagaggcaGGGCAGAGTATAGACATTTAGATGTAGCAAGTTTACATGAAGAGCCTGTGGATAGTGGTGGATAGAtgtttcatccaagtgtcttTTAAAAGTGCCTGCCATTTTCGGGACAGTTTCCAACTATCAGATTCATTACAAACCATGTAGCACATCAGGCTAGAAGATCACTGCTATGTGAGGGCACTCGGAACTCACTACTTATTTTTGAAATGATGACTCTTTCGATGGCATTATGAAAATTAACTCCTTCTAAAGAATCCCAAGTTAACatctgattgtg is part of the Paralichthys olivaceus isolate ysfri-2021 chromosome 15, ASM2471397v2, whole genome shotgun sequence genome and encodes:
- the LOC109628426 gene encoding zona pellucida-like domain-containing protein 1; this translates as MPIPRKVKMNLLSLFFLVSMVAKSHQLSCQNELRRPEYTDISVTCGTSSISLAILVCPVVYTGYNESLLILNHIFNKPECKGTLDESVTPPVVRFTFPLNMTNACGSNFLTTSSAGTGIFADFSNIQTVNVSGVVRSHDPTTGVVTYNAELKYYYSCAYPLEYLINNTQVDVSASSIAVTDKNGSFVSTLTMEIFNDESYTTPLVIPPLGLELRTNIYVQVQAANLTAQYHVLMDRCYASISPHPTNSTYFNLFVPCSRDQMLTMYENGDSHHSRFSFPAFRFIEQQNQTVSTYYLHCITRLCEISTCSDFKQCNNRRRRDVYTTDASEATTLSSIPIVTKTDNSPTSKEEAVSGTDSDSNSRMGLGIAVGILTLAIIVIVAAAAILYRRLRHF